One Candidatus Bipolaricaulota bacterium DNA window includes the following coding sequences:
- the gcvPB gene encoding aminomethyl-transferring glycine dehydrogenase subunit GcvPB has protein sequence MKTIFDYKPRDRVRGIFPEPDVPEGEGDIPAALLRRRPPRIPNLPEPELVRHYTRLSKMNYGVDDGLYPLGSCTMKYNPKLSEDLARLPRFAAAHPLADPSLVQGALAIMYEMERILAGIAGLSAVTLQPAAGAHGELTGMFLIRRYFEARGDADRKVILLPDSAHGTNPASATIAGFTVREIKSGPDGMVDPATLEGALDETVAGIMLTVPNTLGIFEERILEVTELVHRAGGLCYFDGANLNSYIGRARPGDMGADVFHFNLHKTLSTPHGGGGPGAGPVAVAEPLVPYLPVPRIVRDGERYSLDWDHPDSIGAVHSFYGNFGVILKAYAYILQLGDAGLRAVSGDAVLNANYLQARLKRTYPLPYDRLCKHEFVLSGKGIGEGISTLDIAKRLLDYGFHPPTIYFPLIVHEALMIEPTETEGKETLDRFAEAMEEIAREAREDPELLHAAPTKTPVRRLDQTRAVRTPILTYPFAGD, from the coding sequence ATGAAGACGATATTCGACTACAAACCGCGGGATCGAGTCAGGGGGATATTCCCTGAGCCGGACGTCCCGGAAGGGGAGGGGGACATCCCCGCCGCGCTCCTGCGCCGGAGACCGCCTCGCATCCCCAACCTCCCCGAGCCGGAGCTCGTCCGCCACTACACCCGGCTGTCCAAGATGAACTACGGGGTCGATGACGGGCTCTACCCGCTGGGGAGCTGCACGATGAAGTACAATCCGAAGCTCTCCGAGGACCTCGCCCGCCTCCCCCGGTTCGCGGCTGCTCATCCCCTCGCTGATCCGTCCCTGGTCCAGGGGGCACTCGCTATCATGTATGAGATGGAGCGGATCCTCGCCGGGATCGCGGGGTTGTCCGCTGTCACCCTGCAGCCGGCGGCAGGGGCGCATGGTGAGCTCACCGGGATGTTCCTCATCCGCCGCTACTTCGAGGCGCGGGGGGATGCGGACCGGAAGGTGATCCTCCTCCCGGACTCGGCGCACGGGACGAACCCGGCCTCGGCCACGATCGCCGGGTTCACGGTGCGAGAGATCAAGTCTGGCCCGGATGGGATGGTCGATCCCGCGACCCTGGAGGGCGCGCTCGACGAAACGGTCGCCGGGATCATGCTCACCGTCCCCAACACCCTCGGGATCTTCGAGGAGCGGATCCTCGAGGTGACCGAGCTGGTCCATCGAGCCGGCGGGCTGTGCTACTTCGACGGGGCGAACCTCAATTCCTACATCGGTCGCGCCCGTCCCGGGGACATGGGAGCGGACGTGTTCCACTTCAACCTGCACAAGACCCTGTCCACCCCCCACGGCGGGGGAGGACCGGGGGCCGGCCCGGTGGCGGTGGCTGAGCCGCTTGTTCCCTACCTCCCGGTTCCGCGGATCGTGCGGGACGGGGAGCGGTATTCCCTCGATTGGGACCATCCCGACTCGATTGGGGCCGTCCACTCCTTCTACGGGAACTTCGGAGTGATCCTCAAGGCGTACGCCTACATCCTTCAACTCGGGGACGCCGGACTGCGTGCCGTGAGCGGGGATGCTGTCCTGAACGCGAACTACCTTCAGGCCAGGCTGAAGCGGACCTATCCTCTCCCCTACGACCGGCTGTGCAAGCACGAGTTCGTTCTCTCCGGGAAGGGGATCGGGGAAGGGATCTCTACCCTGGACATCGCCAAGCGGCTCCTCGACTACGGTTTTCATCCCCCGACGATCTACTTCCCCCTCATCGTGCACGAGGCGTTGATGATCGAGCCGACCGAGACCGAGGGGAAGGAGACGTTGGACCGGTTCGCGGAAGCGATGGAGGAGATAGCGCGCGAGGCCAGGGAGGACCCGGAGCTCCTCCACGCCGCTCCGACGAAGACCCCGGTGCGGCGGCTCGATCAGACCCGCGCCGTGCGGACCCCGATCCTTACTTATCCGTTTGCCGGGGACTGA